One window of Mesorhizobium sp. PAMC28654 genomic DNA carries:
- a CDS encoding glycosyltransferase family 2 protein: MNRDMSNPLICGVCMIKDAADLVPFLCGHYLRIGFDRLVFIDDGSTDGTYEALQSISRAGNKIIVEKTGDPVYRQKQVINEAANTAIADGYPIVFPFDSDEFWNIDAARIRIAAKGPGVFVGRWLHFVQDRGQTGFSRRGLLNVRYRAPVFADTSPETVERYERPFVCASMPKIGFRADGPVHIDWGQHQLLGNSWPTLADSLEVFHLPLRAAAAIDLRVALAERTLVGREPGHNWQARFFREATKAGKQAVVWASNSASKDGFLDLPGARVMLIEDRRLGLALRQAWRYMLLHYPAQMSRLPAGLSA; the protein is encoded by the coding sequence GTGAATCGCGATATGTCCAATCCGTTGATTTGCGGTGTCTGCATGATCAAGGATGCGGCCGATCTCGTGCCTTTCCTGTGTGGCCATTATCTGCGGATTGGTTTCGATCGGCTGGTGTTCATCGATGATGGGTCGACTGACGGAACCTATGAGGCGCTTCAATCGATCAGCCGTGCCGGCAACAAGATTATTGTCGAGAAAACTGGCGACCCGGTCTACCGGCAGAAGCAAGTGATAAATGAAGCCGCGAATACGGCGATCGCCGACGGCTATCCGATCGTCTTCCCGTTCGACTCGGATGAGTTCTGGAACATTGATGCGGCACGGATCCGCATCGCTGCGAAAGGTCCAGGCGTCTTTGTCGGTCGCTGGCTGCATTTCGTTCAGGATCGTGGTCAAACCGGTTTCAGCCGGCGGGGCTTGCTCAATGTACGATATCGGGCTCCGGTGTTTGCCGACACATCGCCAGAAACGGTCGAACGCTACGAACGACCGTTCGTTTGTGCCAGCATGCCCAAGATTGGCTTCAGAGCCGACGGGCCAGTCCATATAGACTGGGGTCAGCACCAGCTTCTGGGCAACTCCTGGCCAACGCTTGCAGACAGCCTGGAAGTGTTTCATCTGCCTTTGCGGGCCGCCGCCGCCATCGATTTGCGAGTGGCCCTTGCTGAAAGAACATTGGTAGGGCGCGAGCCCGGTCATAACTGGCAAGCACGCTTCTTTCGCGAGGCCACCAAAGCTGGCAAGCAGGCTGTCGTCTGGGCGTCAAACAGCGCCAGCAAGGACGGCTTTCTCGATCTTCCAGGCGCGAGGGTCATGCTGATCGAGGATCGTCGCCTGGGCCTGGCTCTGCGGCAGGCCTGGCGTTACATGCTGCTTCACTATCCGGCTCAGATGTCACGCCTGCCGGCCGGACTATCGGCGTGA
- a CDS encoding substrate-binding domain-containing protein translates to MTAFVLKINRFTLALGVAMALSAISVAKADDAEYGVLMKTLANPFWGAMAQGVDAGAKEAGVKIFQQAAESDQAAEPQLNLCNTMLERKPAAMITAAINSTNLLPCLKTAQEAGIKIVDLDNNLDQAVLDKEGIKVTFHIGSDNNAAGAQGAEYLVSKLGKDAKGPVLVIEGLSGNITGEKRAKGFADKLKELAPGLQIVASLPGDWDRGKAASIATDTLTAHPDLIAIFCANDGMALGAVESVYAAGKGPQVTIIGVDGNSDAVKSIKEGRLNASVAQLPYLVGKQAVENVKKALAGDKVEDSIAVPTLVLTKDVLDAGKEPTLEYVK, encoded by the coding sequence ATGACAGCATTCGTTCTGAAGATAAATCGATTTACTCTGGCTTTGGGCGTTGCAATGGCGCTCTCGGCCATCTCCGTGGCAAAGGCCGACGACGCCGAATATGGCGTGCTGATGAAGACGCTGGCCAATCCGTTCTGGGGCGCGATGGCCCAAGGCGTCGATGCCGGCGCCAAGGAGGCCGGCGTGAAGATCTTCCAGCAGGCGGCCGAAAGCGACCAGGCGGCCGAGCCGCAGCTGAACCTCTGCAACACCATGCTGGAGCGCAAGCCGGCGGCGATGATCACCGCCGCCATCAACTCGACCAATCTGTTGCCGTGCCTGAAGACGGCGCAGGAGGCTGGCATCAAGATCGTCGATCTCGACAACAATCTCGACCAGGCGGTGCTCGACAAGGAAGGCATCAAGGTCACCTTCCACATCGGCTCCGACAACAATGCCGCCGGCGCGCAAGGGGCGGAATATCTCGTCTCCAAGCTAGGCAAGGACGCCAAGGGTCCGGTGCTGGTGATCGAGGGCTTGTCCGGCAACATCACCGGCGAGAAGCGCGCCAAGGGTTTTGCAGACAAGCTCAAGGAATTGGCGCCTGGATTGCAGATCGTCGCCTCGCTGCCGGGTGACTGGGATCGCGGCAAGGCGGCCTCGATCGCCACCGACACGCTGACGGCGCATCCCGACCTCATTGCCATCTTCTGCGCCAATGACGGCATGGCGCTGGGCGCGGTCGAATCCGTCTACGCCGCCGGCAAGGGTCCGCAGGTGACAATCATCGGCGTCGACGGCAATTCGGATGCGGTCAAGTCGATCAAGGAAGGCCGCCTCAATGCCTCGGTGGCACAGTTGCCCTACCTCGTCGGCAAGCAGGCGGTCGAGAACGTCAAGAAGGCGCTGGCCGGCGACAAGGTCGAGGACAGCATCGCCGTGCCGACCCTGGTGCTGACCAAGGACGTGCTCGACGCCGGCAAGGAGCCGACGCTCGAATATGTGAAATAG
- a CDS encoding hydroxyacid dehydrogenase yields MSDALPLIISAPEPRTLDLIFTPPQLARFRAKYRIVETTPEGVAALTDTVLAEARYIVGQPPITAETLDKLRALRCVFNVETNLINNMPYETLFARGIHVVTTGQVFAEPVAELGLAMALNLARDIVDADLAFRQGKELWGGDGNQTARLLSGADVGIIGFGDLGRALNRLLTGFRTRTKVFDPWLPPSILIDNGVEPASLDEVLSTSDFVFVVASVTSENQGFLGGDAFASMRKGAAFILLSRAGVVDFPALMAAVKSGHIVAASDVFPEEPLARDHPVRALPGFLRSAHRAGALDIAFKRMGDMVLEDMDLIDRGLPPLRSKRAERETVSRMRSKPADRN; encoded by the coding sequence ATGTCCGACGCCTTGCCGCTGATCATCAGTGCGCCGGAACCACGCACGCTTGACCTGATCTTCACGCCGCCGCAGCTGGCGCGCTTTCGTGCGAAGTATCGCATCGTCGAAACGACACCCGAGGGCGTCGCGGCGCTGACGGACACCGTGCTGGCGGAAGCCCGCTACATCGTTGGCCAGCCGCCGATCACGGCGGAGACACTCGACAAGCTGAGGGCGCTGCGCTGCGTCTTCAATGTCGAGACCAATCTGATCAACAACATGCCCTATGAGACGCTGTTCGCGCGCGGCATCCATGTCGTCACCACCGGGCAGGTGTTCGCCGAGCCGGTGGCCGAGCTTGGCCTTGCCATGGCGCTCAACCTCGCCCGCGACATCGTCGATGCCGACCTTGCCTTCAGGCAAGGCAAGGAGCTGTGGGGCGGCGATGGCAACCAGACAGCGCGACTGCTTTCCGGCGCCGATGTCGGCATCATCGGCTTCGGCGATCTCGGCCGCGCGCTGAACCGACTGCTGACCGGTTTCCGCACCCGGACAAAAGTCTTCGATCCCTGGCTGCCGCCGTCGATCCTGATCGACAATGGCGTCGAACCGGCTTCGCTTGACGAGGTTCTGTCGACCAGCGACTTCGTTTTCGTTGTCGCCTCGGTGACATCAGAGAACCAGGGTTTTCTCGGCGGCGATGCCTTTGCCAGCATGCGCAAGGGCGCCGCCTTCATCCTGCTCAGCCGCGCCGGCGTGGTCGACTTCCCGGCGCTGATGGCGGCGGTGAAGAGCGGCCACATCGTCGCCGCCAGCGACGTCTTCCCGGAAGAACCGCTGGCGCGGGACCACCCCGTCCGCGCCCTGCCCGGCTTCCTGCGCTCGGCCCACCGAGCCGGTGCGCTCGACATCGCCTTCAAACGCATGGGCGACATGGTGCTGGAGGACATGGACCTGATCGACCGCGGCCTGCCGCCGCTGCGCTCCAAGCGCGCCGAACGCGAGACGGTATCGCGGATGCGCTCAAAGCCGGCGGACAGGAACTGA
- a CDS encoding sugar ABC transporter substrate-binding protein has translation MTTRKTALLISAMALLASAGWAEAKTVCYVTAADSHAYATPANKALEARAKELGIEVLGLSQNFDVQTGTEQLNTCIARKADGIILWPLDPQAYIPALARAQQANIPAILINSPMSDQAKPFIKSFTGPDVYEEGKMAADSLNTALKGEGSVIVIAGQAGNGTTIGRVGGFVDHLKELGSKIEVLDTVNADFDQQKALVASRDLITRFGDKINGVYANDDTMARGFIDAWKEANPGKPTPPIVGINGQKDAFESIKSGEMYSTIVQSPDEDGKLAINTMAEILDGKEVKDRIPIPLTVVTKQNVETTKPAF, from the coding sequence ATGACTACCAGGAAAACCGCATTGCTTATCAGCGCCATGGCGCTACTGGCTTCAGCCGGCTGGGCTGAGGCCAAGACGGTCTGCTACGTGACGGCGGCCGACTCGCATGCCTATGCGACGCCGGCAAACAAGGCGCTCGAGGCCCGCGCCAAGGAACTCGGCATCGAGGTGCTCGGTCTCAGCCAGAATTTCGATGTCCAGACCGGCACCGAGCAGTTGAACACCTGCATCGCCCGCAAGGCCGACGGCATCATCCTGTGGCCGCTCGACCCGCAGGCCTACATCCCGGCGCTGGCCCGCGCGCAGCAGGCCAACATCCCGGCCATCCTCATCAATTCGCCGATGAGCGACCAGGCCAAGCCCTTCATCAAGTCGTTTACCGGCCCCGACGTTTACGAGGAAGGCAAGATGGCGGCCGACTCGCTGAACACGGCGCTGAAGGGCGAGGGTTCGGTGATCGTCATCGCCGGCCAGGCCGGCAACGGCACCACCATTGGCCGCGTCGGTGGCTTCGTCGACCATCTCAAGGAACTAGGCAGCAAGATCGAGGTTCTCGACACCGTCAATGCCGACTTCGACCAGCAGAAGGCGCTGGTCGCCAGCCGCGACCTGATCACCCGCTTTGGCGACAAGATCAACGGCGTCTACGCCAATGACGACACCATGGCGCGCGGCTTCATCGACGCCTGGAAGGAAGCCAATCCCGGCAAGCCGACGCCGCCGATCGTCGGCATCAACGGCCAGAAGGACGCCTTCGAGTCGATCAAGTCCGGCGAGATGTATTCGACCATCGTCCAGTCGCCCGACGAGGACGGCAAGCTCGCCATCAACACCATGGCCGAAATCCTCGACGGCAAGGAAGTCAAGGATCGCATCCCGATCCCGCTGACCGTCGTCACCAAGCAAAACGTCGAGACCACCAAGCCCGCGTTCTGA
- a CDS encoding TetR/AcrR family transcriptional regulator, whose product MTVDALIEATARILVREGFDKASTNRIAEAAGVSVGSLYQYYPSKEALVAAVIDRHNQEIMQVVLAAFADVALLPVEIAVRRLVAVAIKAHQIDPKLHRVLAEQIPRTGRLADVEAFGRETYALFRAYLEAHRGELRTTDLGMAAFVSVTSIEALAHTAVLNRPEKLGSAEVQALMDEATRLVVGYLK is encoded by the coding sequence GTGACAGTCGACGCGCTCATTGAAGCAACCGCTCGCATTCTGGTCAGGGAAGGTTTCGACAAGGCCAGTACCAACCGGATAGCCGAAGCGGCGGGCGTCAGCGTCGGTTCGCTCTACCAATATTACCCAAGCAAGGAGGCGCTCGTTGCCGCCGTCATCGATCGTCACAACCAGGAGATCATGCAGGTCGTGCTTGCCGCCTTCGCGGACGTCGCTTTGTTGCCCGTCGAGATAGCGGTGCGGAGGCTGGTCGCGGTGGCGATAAAGGCGCATCAGATCGACCCGAAGCTGCATCGCGTCCTTGCCGAGCAGATCCCGCGTACAGGACGCCTTGCGGATGTCGAAGCCTTCGGCCGCGAAACCTATGCGCTGTTCCGGGCCTACCTCGAAGCGCACCGTGGCGAACTGCGCACGACCGATCTCGGCATGGCGGCTTTCGTGTCGGTGACCTCGATAGAGGCGCTGGCTCACACGGCGGTTCTGAACCGCCCTGAAAAGCTTGGGAGTGCCGAGGTTCAAGCGCTCATGGACGAGGCTACGCGGCTTGTGGTTGGGTATCTGAAATAA
- a CDS encoding YoaK family protein codes for MLVREGDQRTIDIDVRLAALLAAVAGALNAAGFQATGFFSANMTGNVSALSDHLGLAQFGLAGLFCSLVIAFIAGAFVSGLLIEAGRNRGVRAIYAYSITLEAGMLLALGVVDLCLPSTQSGSALVLGLSFVMGLQNAATTRISNARIRTTHVSGMATDIGLGLAVLASNPTQRADAKTRLRLHLSTILSFFIGGVGGVGGVGGVGGVGGVGGVGGVGGVIVYLAIGGWLLLICAGLLFAIALPEARRARRTSDRK; via the coding sequence ATGCTGGTTCGCGAAGGTGATCAACGGACAATCGATATCGACGTTCGCTTGGCGGCGCTGCTCGCGGCCGTGGCTGGCGCCCTCAACGCAGCGGGTTTTCAGGCCACCGGTTTCTTCTCCGCGAACATGACCGGCAATGTGTCGGCGCTATCAGATCACCTTGGCCTGGCGCAGTTCGGCCTTGCCGGGCTGTTCTGCTCCCTGGTGATAGCTTTCATCGCCGGCGCCTTCGTTTCCGGTCTGCTGATCGAGGCGGGTCGGAATAGGGGCGTGCGAGCGATCTATGCCTACAGCATTACCCTTGAGGCCGGGATGCTGCTGGCCCTCGGCGTGGTCGACCTCTGCTTGCCAAGCACCCAGAGTGGATCGGCACTCGTCCTTGGCCTCAGTTTCGTCATGGGCCTCCAGAACGCTGCCACGACGCGCATATCGAATGCTCGCATCCGCACCACGCATGTCTCGGGAATGGCCACCGATATTGGCCTGGGGCTTGCCGTGCTGGCAAGCAATCCAACGCAGCGAGCCGATGCCAAAACCCGCCTTCGATTGCATCTCAGCACCATCCTGTCCTTCTTCATCGGTGGGGTCGGTGGGGTCGGTGGGGTCGGTGGGGTCGGTGGGGTCGGTGGGGTCGGTGGGGTCGGTGGGGTCGGTGGCGTCATCGTCTACCTGGCGATCGGCGGATGGCTACTCCTGATCTGTGCCGGTCTGCTTTTTGCCATCGCCTTGCCCGAGGCTAGGCGCGCGCGGCGGACGTCGGATCGAAAATAG
- a CDS encoding alpha/beta fold hydrolase, translating to MLRLLPFKKRLASAAAVREHVRKLALQPVLHEPKGVGRGVAVSRKDAAGWPMYQTAPSAGPDGGNIVFFLHGGGYINEIVRAHWRIIGMLSREAGVRCVVPIYPLAPRRTAGEVVPATGELLRRLLGEAGPAKVLVIGNSAGAGLGLAAAQWLRDHGHRQPNGLVLISPGVNALLDSPERKMLAARDPLLDIPGTIEGARLYAGDLDVAHPYVSPLNGDFHGLAPMIVFSGTRDLLYPDSINLAAKARAAGVPVELHLRKGQPHNYPGLPTPEGREARAIILRAVARGLA from the coding sequence GTGCTTCGGTTGCTGCCCTTCAAGAAGCGGCTGGCCTCCGCTGCTGCCGTGCGGGAGCACGTGCGCAAACTGGCATTGCAGCCGGTCCTCCATGAACCAAAAGGCGTGGGCCGCGGCGTCGCGGTGAGCCGCAAGGATGCGGCGGGATGGCCAATGTATCAGACGGCGCCATCTGCCGGTCCGGACGGCGGCAACATCGTCTTCTTCCTGCACGGCGGCGGCTATATCAACGAGATCGTCCGCGCCCATTGGCGCATCATCGGCATGCTGAGCCGCGAGGCTGGCGTGCGCTGTGTCGTGCCCATCTATCCGCTGGCTCCACGCCGTACCGCTGGCGAAGTCGTGCCGGCCACGGGCGAACTGCTTCGCAGGCTTCTCGGCGAGGCCGGACCGGCCAAGGTCCTGGTAATCGGCAACTCGGCCGGCGCCGGCCTGGGGCTGGCGGCGGCGCAGTGGCTCAGAGACCATGGACACCGGCAACCGAACGGGCTGGTACTGATCTCACCGGGGGTAAATGCCTTGCTGGACAGCCCGGAGCGGAAGATGCTGGCCGCCCGTGATCCCCTGCTGGATATTCCGGGAACGATCGAAGGAGCGCGTCTCTATGCCGGAGACCTGGATGTCGCACACCCCTACGTCAGTCCTTTAAATGGCGATTTCCATGGGCTGGCGCCGATGATCGTGTTCTCCGGCACGCGCGACCTGCTCTATCCCGACAGCATCAATCTGGCTGCCAAGGCGCGCGCGGCGGGCGTGCCGGTCGAGCTTCACCTGCGAAAGGGCCAGCCGCATAATTATCCGGGACTGCCGACGCCGGAGGGCCGCGAGGCGCGTGCGATCATCCTGCGCGCCGTTGCCCGTGGGCTGGCATGA
- a CDS encoding TetR/AcrR family transcriptional regulator — translation MAAPKAAPSQVELTDQPISDRAIRTAKSDWLNLAIRTLITDGIDQVKIQVMAKKLNVSRSSFYWFFKSLQDLHDQLLQNWLNNYTAPIIERAMRPAPSINRAILNVFECWVDETLFDPKLDNAVRLWARREKAVRAVVEEADNRRVDAITAMYSRYGYDAENALIRARVLYFMQIGHYTLDIQEPMDARLSHVPAYLRAFSGQEPELEDIKHFDAFVARAAARNGEV, via the coding sequence GTGGCCGCACCAAAAGCAGCGCCTTCACAGGTGGAACTAACCGACCAACCGATATCCGACCGCGCCATCCGTACGGCGAAGAGCGATTGGCTCAACCTCGCAATACGAACGCTGATTACAGATGGCATAGACCAGGTAAAAATCCAGGTCATGGCCAAGAAGCTCAACGTCTCCAGGTCGAGCTTCTACTGGTTCTTCAAAAGTCTCCAGGACCTTCACGATCAGCTTCTGCAGAACTGGCTGAACAATTACACGGCTCCGATCATCGAGCGCGCCATGCGGCCGGCGCCGTCGATCAACCGCGCCATCTTGAATGTCTTCGAATGCTGGGTCGACGAGACGCTTTTCGATCCGAAGCTCGACAACGCCGTGAGATTATGGGCGCGCCGCGAGAAGGCGGTCCGCGCGGTTGTCGAGGAAGCGGACAACAGGCGGGTCGACGCCATCACCGCCATGTATTCCCGATACGGATATGACGCCGAGAATGCGTTGATCCGTGCCAGGGTGCTCTATTTCATGCAGATCGGCCACTACACGCTCGACATCCAGGAGCCGATGGACGCCAGGCTTTCGCATGTTCCGGCCTATCTGCGCGCCTTCAGCGGGCAGGAACCCGAACTGGAGGACATCAAGCATTTCGACGCCTTCGTGGCCCGCGCCGCCGCCCGAAACGGCGAGGTATAG
- a CDS encoding ATP-binding cassette domain-containing protein, translating into MTLLTLQGIRKSFGAVDVLHGVDLSVEAGEVIGLVGDNGAGKSTLMKTITGIYRADSGSIQLDGRDILPLDPGQRRRLGIEMIYQDLSLAKQQDVAANIFLGREPVKKLFGLFPGFVDKAEMDRQAAKMIERLGAHLPSINRPVGSFSGGQQQTVAIARALTFNPRLVIMDEPTAALAVREVQSVLDLIRRLKSEGIAVILISHRLNDVLAVTDRIVVLRHGRAEADLVTAKTNMNEVVSRIVGGGDTSAAAAHEQRG; encoded by the coding sequence ATGACCCTTCTCACCCTGCAAGGCATCCGCAAGAGCTTTGGCGCGGTCGATGTGCTGCATGGCGTCGACCTCTCGGTCGAGGCCGGCGAGGTGATCGGCCTCGTCGGCGACAATGGCGCCGGCAAGTCGACGCTGATGAAGACCATCACCGGCATCTACCGGGCCGATTCCGGCTCTATCCAGCTCGATGGCAGGGACATCCTGCCGCTCGACCCCGGCCAGCGGCGCCGGCTCGGCATAGAGATGATCTACCAGGACCTGTCGCTGGCCAAGCAGCAGGACGTGGCAGCCAACATCTTCCTCGGCCGAGAGCCGGTGAAGAAGCTGTTCGGCCTGTTCCCGGGCTTTGTCGACAAGGCCGAGATGGATCGCCAGGCAGCGAAGATGATCGAGCGGCTGGGCGCGCATCTGCCGTCCATCAACCGCCCGGTCGGCTCGTTTTCGGGCGGCCAGCAACAGACGGTGGCGATTGCCCGCGCCCTGACCTTCAACCCCAGGCTTGTCATCATGGACGAGCCGACGGCCGCCCTTGCCGTGCGCGAGGTGCAGAGCGTGCTCGACCTTATCCGCCGGCTGAAGTCGGAAGGCATCGCCGTCATCCTGATCTCGCACAGGCTCAACGACGTGCTGGCGGTCACCGATCGCATCGTCGTGCTGCGCCATGGCCGCGCCGAGGCCGATCTCGTCACCGCCAAGACCAACATGAACGAAGTCGTCAGCCGCATCGTCGGCGGCGGCGACACCAGCGCCGCGGCGGCGCACGAACAGAGAGGCTGA
- a CDS encoding ABC transporter permease gives MSPEMARPGFWTRVQRASVERLHIRLESLLVLVALSAVMAVLSPYFLSLSNFLNILLATSTIGVLAIAATFVIGSGGLDLSLGSVMGLAGVAGAFVAVNLGWPSVFAVCACIIAGGLAGYVNGQLVTRAFVPAFIVTLGMLGLARGLALVISQGRAIYGLPPEIVYIGQGRPFGIPMPVILLVLTAIVAHCLLAYTRFGRHTLALGDSEGAARAAGIRVEHHRRIIYTLSGALAGLAGLLFTARVNAGDPTAGINYELTAITAAIIGGTNLFGGRASILGTMIGALIMGVLQNGLTLLAVQSYYQQMAIGAVLILAVFIDQYQVRKESRV, from the coding sequence ATGTCTCCTGAAATGGCGCGGCCGGGTTTCTGGACCCGGGTGCAGCGCGCATCCGTCGAACGGCTTCACATTCGCCTGGAATCGCTGCTCGTGCTTGTAGCGCTGAGCGCTGTGATGGCGGTATTGTCGCCCTACTTCCTGTCGCTCAGCAATTTCCTGAACATCCTCCTGGCGACATCGACGATCGGCGTGCTGGCCATCGCCGCCACCTTCGTCATCGGCTCGGGCGGGCTCGATCTGTCGCTCGGCTCGGTCATGGGGCTGGCTGGCGTCGCCGGTGCCTTCGTCGCCGTCAATCTCGGCTGGCCTTCGGTGTTCGCGGTCTGCGCCTGCATCATCGCCGGCGGCCTTGCCGGCTACGTCAACGGCCAGCTCGTCACCCGCGCCTTCGTGCCGGCCTTCATTGTCACGCTCGGCATGCTAGGCCTGGCGCGCGGGCTGGCGCTTGTCATCTCGCAGGGCAGGGCGATCTATGGCCTGCCGCCCGAAATCGTCTATATCGGCCAGGGCCGTCCGTTCGGCATTCCGATGCCGGTCATCCTGCTGGTGCTGACGGCCATCGTGGCCCACTGCCTGCTCGCCTACACGCGCTTTGGCCGCCACACGCTGGCGCTGGGTGACAGCGAAGGCGCAGCGCGCGCCGCGGGCATCCGCGTCGAGCATCATCGCCGCATCATCTACACGCTGTCGGGGGCGCTCGCCGGCCTTGCCGGCCTGCTGTTCACCGCCCGCGTCAATGCCGGTGACCCGACCGCTGGCATCAACTACGAGCTGACCGCCATCACCGCCGCCATCATCGGCGGCACCAACCTGTTCGGCGGCCGCGCCTCGATCCTCGGCACCATGATCGGCGCGCTGATCATGGGCGTGCTGCAGAACGGGCTGACGCTGCTGGCGGTGCAATCCTACTACCAGCAGATGGCGATCGGCGCGGTGCTGATCCTGGCCGTCTTCATCGACCAGTACCAGGTGCGGAAGGAGTCACGCGTATGA
- a CDS encoding sugar phosphate isomerase/epimerase family protein — protein sequence MNTFGLHTFAIAPVWDLDLIEPQMERLKGLGIGLLEIPLLRPEEIDTRRTRAFAERQGVGLIPSLGLPGSLDVVARPDEALAFLEPAFGVCEAVGSAALGGVTYGTIGKTSGRAPTKPEIDGMCRFLGRAAKAAKAHGLKLGIEPCNRYETHLINRGVDAAVIIERVGADNIFIHLDTYHMHIEEESFDDGFKAAAPYLGYVHVSEANRGVPGRGMLNWAACMKAIADIGYTGAITLESMNHVDVDIAGGLAVWRPVADNPDDVIGVGLPFLREEARKAGLTLG from the coding sequence ATGAATACCTTCGGACTGCACACCTTCGCCATCGCGCCGGTCTGGGATCTCGACCTGATCGAGCCGCAGATGGAGCGGCTGAAGGGGCTCGGCATCGGTCTGCTCGAAATTCCGCTGCTGCGCCCGGAGGAGATCGACACCAGGCGCACCCGCGCCTTCGCCGAACGGCAGGGTGTCGGACTCATTCCGTCGCTCGGCCTGCCTGGCTCGCTCGATGTGGTGGCGCGGCCGGATGAAGCGCTGGCCTTCCTCGAGCCGGCCTTCGGCGTCTGCGAAGCGGTGGGCAGTGCCGCACTCGGCGGCGTGACCTACGGCACCATCGGTAAGACATCTGGCCGAGCTCCGACCAAGCCCGAGATTGATGGCATGTGCCGCTTCCTCGGACGGGCGGCGAAAGCAGCGAAAGCGCATGGGTTGAAGCTCGGCATCGAGCCCTGCAACCGCTATGAGACGCACTTGATCAATCGCGGCGTCGATGCCGCCGTCATTATCGAGCGCGTCGGCGCCGACAACATCTTCATTCATCTCGACACCTACCATATGCATATAGAGGAGGAGAGTTTCGACGACGGCTTCAAGGCAGCCGCGCCCTATCTCGGCTATGTCCACGTCTCGGAAGCCAATCGCGGCGTGCCGGGGCGCGGCATGCTCAACTGGGCGGCCTGCATGAAGGCCATCGCCGATATCGGCTACACCGGCGCCATCACGCTGGAGAGCATGAACCATGTCGATGTCGACATCGCCGGCGGGCTCGCCGTCTGGCGTCCGGTGGCTGACAATCCGGACGATGTGATTGGTGTCGGCTTACCGTTCCTGCGCGAGGAGGCGAGGAAAGCAGGGCTGACGCTGGGTTAG
- a CDS encoding LacI family DNA-binding transcriptional regulator — MAHREARQRRSSIHDVASRAGVSAATVSKVMAGVTTVKPENAQRVFDAVEQLGYRVDPLASDMRRAKRRIIGAIMPEFESEFFGQMVTQLESLAEQRGYTLVAASSRESETREKEILARMHDWRVAGVVLAPVRNEHGPAAEFMKANGMTGVLIDRVLSDDAFDTVSADSAAASAEVARMLVGKGHRHVLVIGLAEQAATVRARLDGFRGEALALDPSIRIDVILSEVSVEPLRASVRDYFERGERPTAVYSLLLKGTLVALSEFRRRGWHCPNDISLVGFDDAEWMQVTWPAIAAVVQPVRQIASEAMNLLFRRIGGEEGQPTARLEPCQVLMRESVGSPGNGPHSGGGDRQ; from the coding sequence ATGGCGCATAGGGAAGCCCGGCAGCGCCGCTCGTCGATCCATGACGTGGCAAGCCGCGCCGGCGTGTCCGCGGCCACCGTCTCCAAGGTCATGGCGGGCGTCACCACGGTAAAGCCCGAAAATGCGCAGCGCGTCTTCGATGCCGTCGAGCAATTGGGCTACCGCGTCGATCCGCTCGCTTCCGACATGCGCAGGGCCAAGCGCCGCATCATCGGCGCCATCATGCCCGAGTTTGAAAGCGAGTTCTTCGGCCAGATGGTCACCCAGCTCGAAAGCCTGGCCGAGCAGCGCGGCTACACGCTGGTGGCGGCCTCGAGCCGCGAATCCGAGACTCGCGAAAAGGAGATCCTCGCCCGCATGCACGACTGGCGCGTCGCCGGCGTGGTGCTGGCGCCTGTACGCAACGAGCACGGCCCGGCGGCCGAATTCATGAAGGCCAATGGCATGACCGGCGTGCTGATCGACCGTGTGCTGTCCGACGATGCTTTCGACACGGTTTCCGCCGACAGCGCGGCGGCCAGCGCCGAGGTGGCAAGGATGCTGGTTGGCAAGGGCCATCGCCATGTGCTGGTCATCGGCCTCGCCGAGCAGGCGGCGACGGTTCGCGCCCGCCTCGACGGCTTCCGTGGCGAGGCATTGGCGCTCGACCCGTCGATCCGCATCGACGTCATCTTGTCGGAGGTCAGCGTCGAGCCGTTGCGGGCATCGGTGCGCGACTATTTCGAGCGAGGCGAGCGACCGACCGCCGTCTACTCGCTGCTGCTGAAGGGCACGCTGGTCGCGCTTTCCGAATTCCGCCGGCGCGGCTGGCATTGCCCCAACGACATCTCGCTGGTCGGCTTCGACGACGCCGAATGGATGCAGGTGACATGGCCGGCGATCGCCGCCGTGGTGCAGCCGGTGCGGCAGATCGCCAGCGAAGCGATGAACCTTTTGTTTCGCAGGATAGGGGGCGAGGAGGGCCAGCCTACCGCACGGCTCGAGCCCTGCCAGGTTTTGATGCGGGAATCCGTTGGCTCGCCAGGCAACGGCCCGCATTCCGGGGGAGGAGACCGACAGTAG